The DNA window GATATCGCCTGGGGTTTAGTGAACGCGAAAGAATTCGTACTGCGGAAGTGAGAGCAAACAGCAAGCGACATCTGTGGTTTGTGAACGAGTGATACACGTGCCGTAGCCTTAGAAAAGCGAGTCCTTATGGCGAACCACGCGAGATGAACGAGCGAGCTGAATCCACCGGTTTTGCCTGCCGCGATTTTCGCGCTGCGCAACACTCGCGCCGACATCTGCTGCAAATCGGCGGTCTCGGCCTGTTGGGCCTGAACATGAACCGCGTGCTGCGGGCGGAAGATGTCAAGGGCGTCGCGGCATCAAGCGTGCTTGCGACCAAGAAACCGCCTGCCCGCGCCAAGTCGGTCATCTTCCTTTACCAGTTCGGCGGGCCAAGCCATCTCGATATGTTCGACATGAAGCCTGATGCCCCTGACGGGATTCGCGGGCCGCTGGAACGGATCTCGACCAAGGTGCCAGGGCTCGAGATCTGCGAGCAACTGCCGCGCGTCGCCCAGGTGATGGACAAGGTGACGCTGGTGCGCAGCGTTCACCACACGATGAAAAATCATAATCCGGCTGCATACTACGCGCTGACAGGGCATGCCCCGCCGACGGACGATATCCGCCTGCGCGACTCGCTGGAGTTGTTTCCGGCCTACGGATCGGTTGTCGATCGGCTATTGCCCGGTGCGGACGAGATGCCGTCTTTCGTGGCGTACCCCTATGTGATGCGCGATGGCGAGATTACACCCGGCCAGCACGCCAGCTTTCTGGGCAAGGTACACGACCCACTCCTGGTGACCGAGGATCCGAACCGCGACAAGTTCCGCCTGCCCGAGTTGAGCTTGCCGGCGAGACTTTCGCCGGACCGGTTGGAAAGTCGGCGGCAGATTCAACGGCTCATCGATCGGCAATCGCG is part of the Pirellulales bacterium genome and encodes:
- a CDS encoding DUF1501 domain-containing protein, encoding MNERAESTGFACRDFRAAQHSRRHLLQIGGLGLLGLNMNRVLRAEDVKGVAASSVLATKKPPARAKSVIFLYQFGGPSHLDMFDMKPDAPDGIRGPLERISTKVPGLEICEQLPRVAQVMDKVTLVRSVHHTMKNHNPAAYYALTGHAPPTDDIRLRDSLELFPAYGSVVDRLLPGADEMPSFVAYPYVMRDGEITPGQHASFLGKVHDPLLVTEDPNRDKFRLPELSLPARLSPDRLESRRQIQRLIDRQSRLLDYSAEARGLDSYYERALAMLNSSRVRQAFDLSSEPETLRDQYGRHTYGQSCLLARRLVESGVKFVNVYFSNSIGGQSTKAGGWDTHGFGNTRMFPIIEKYHLPLTDQTLPTLLTDLDGRGLLDTTLVVWMGEFGRTPKINQNVSRDHWPGCYTVLLAGGGVKRGFVYGASDKNGARPDRDGVRPDDLAATMFHLLGIDPQTEVHDTNNRPLVIAAGRPISEILA